A single genomic interval of uncultured Desulfobulbus sp. harbors:
- a CDS encoding sigma-54 dependent transcriptional regulator, whose protein sequence is MIRLRLAIVDDEEIVCRRLSQALAKEEMTIEAFIIGRSFLERMMQDPFDIVLLDMRLPDLDGLEILGRIKALRPETEVIIITGYKSVESAVEAIRKGAFHYIAKPVNLAEIRLLVNSVREKIAMRLENQRLREALKGDTGLRAIVGNSPAIQELFAMIRKVAPVDCNVLIQGGSGTGKALVARAIHQLSPEKDHPFVAFNCGGFTDELINSELFGYERGAFTGATATKVGLLESAAGGTVFLDEIGEMPLAMQVKLLHVIQEREILRVGGTKPIELDIRIIAATNRDLKHEVEIGAFREDLYFRLNVVTISLPTLSDRREDIPLLVRFFIDKYSLAFHKQVDGIQPQALDILCNYSFPGNVRELENIVERAVALTDGSEISPEDLPGDLQDLQFDTLEGDGMPTLEEMERRYIAKVLASTNYNKGLTAQILDIPRTTLWRKIKAYRLE, encoded by the coding sequence ATGATTCGACTGCGACTGGCTATTGTTGACGACGAGGAGATTGTCTGCCGCCGCCTGAGCCAGGCTCTGGCTAAGGAGGAAATGACGATCGAGGCCTTCATCATCGGACGTTCCTTTTTGGAACGCATGATGCAGGATCCCTTTGATATCGTGCTGTTGGATATGCGCCTGCCGGACCTGGACGGTCTGGAGATTCTCGGCCGGATCAAGGCCTTGCGCCCGGAGACCGAGGTGATCATCATCACCGGCTACAAGAGTGTGGAGAGTGCGGTCGAGGCGATCCGCAAAGGTGCCTTTCACTATATCGCCAAACCGGTCAACCTGGCGGAAATACGGCTTTTGGTCAACAGTGTGCGTGAAAAGATCGCCATGCGCCTGGAGAACCAACGGTTGCGCGAGGCCCTCAAGGGCGATACCGGTCTGAGGGCCATCGTCGGCAACAGCCCGGCCATACAGGAGCTCTTTGCCATGATCCGCAAGGTGGCACCGGTGGACTGCAATGTGCTCATTCAGGGGGGCAGCGGTACCGGCAAAGCCCTGGTGGCCCGGGCCATTCACCAGTTGAGCCCGGAAAAGGATCATCCCTTTGTGGCCTTCAACTGCGGTGGCTTCACCGATGAGTTGATCAACAGCGAGCTGTTTGGCTACGAACGGGGGGCCTTTACCGGCGCCACCGCCACCAAGGTGGGGCTGCTTGAATCAGCGGCCGGTGGCACGGTCTTTCTCGATGAGATCGGCGAGATGCCGCTGGCGATGCAGGTCAAGCTCCTGCACGTGATTCAGGAGAGGGAGATTCTTCGCGTTGGCGGCACCAAACCCATTGAGCTTGATATTCGCATCATCGCCGCCACCAACAGGGATCTCAAGCACGAGGTGGAGATCGGTGCCTTTCGCGAGGATCTCTACTTCCGCCTCAACGTGGTGACCATAAGCCTGCCGACCTTGAGTGACCGGCGGGAAGACATCCCCCTGCTCGTTCGATTTTTTATCGATAAATACAGCCTCGCCTTTCACAAGCAGGTGGACGGTATCCAGCCCCAGGCCCTGGACATTCTCTGTAACTACAGTTTTCCCGGCAATGTCCGCGAACTGGAAAACATCGTCGAGCGGGCCGTTGCCCTAACCGATGGCTCGGAGATCAGCCCCGAAGACCTGCCGGGCGACCTTCAGGATCTTCAATTCGATACCCTGGAAGGGGACGGCATGCCCACCCTGGAAGAGATGGAGCGGCGCTACATCGCCAAGGTTCTGGCCAGCACCAACTACAACAAGGGATTGACCGCCCAGATCCTCGACATCCCCCGCACCACCCTCTGGCGTAAGATCAAGGCATATAGGCTGGAATAA
- a CDS encoding ATP-binding protein, producing MGAHLGKLGQGVVGAGSRLVNPGSIKGKIFTIFSVAFLSIAALTALNLWNFATLKEHLLISERYDDLLNNILEVRRFEKNYLIYGDPRSMQESLDYLDRIDTLVSDLSDDLTRLTSETALQKFQENLKQYRSMAAGLSANAQISPVPMRTIGKTLTDEADQFRESKRKRIHAAIVRISILPFAFLAILLSLLLLVVWLISHGLLKPLDVIVETTRLVGRGDFSPIDYPGVPLEEISGLIQAFNQMAKELEIHQEDLIQTRKIAAIGTFTAGIAHELNNPINNIVLTAESLKEELVDQTEPENMEMLGDILTQAERAADIVKNLLDFSRTERPIFSQLPPELILSSSINLVKNQIKIVGLRFETTIAENLPPICGNMGNLQQVFTNLLLNAIQASPQGTTIRMQVHYADKPGFIAFVIQDSGEGIPQEIQHKIFEPFFSTKEVGKGTGLGLAVSYSIVKRHGGKIKVQSKLGQGATFTVLLPHIAQPENDDFPYGLV from the coding sequence GTGGGAGCTCATCTGGGAAAACTGGGACAGGGGGTGGTCGGTGCCGGCAGCCGCCTGGTGAATCCAGGTTCGATCAAAGGAAAAATTTTCACTATATTTTCGGTGGCTTTTCTCTCGATCGCCGCACTCACCGCGCTCAATCTGTGGAATTTCGCCACCCTCAAGGAACACCTGCTCATAAGCGAACGCTACGACGACCTGCTCAACAACATTCTCGAGGTCCGCCGTTTTGAAAAAAATTATCTTATCTACGGCGATCCGCGCAGCATGCAGGAGAGCCTTGATTACCTTGACCGGATCGACACCCTGGTCTCGGACCTTTCAGACGACCTGACCCGGTTGACCAGCGAGACGGCGCTGCAAAAATTTCAGGAGAATCTCAAACAATACCGCTCCATGGCCGCCGGGCTCAGTGCCAATGCCCAAATCTCACCCGTGCCGATGCGAACCATCGGCAAAACACTGACCGACGAGGCGGATCAATTTCGTGAAAGCAAACGGAAAAGAATCCACGCCGCCATTGTCCGCATCTCCATTCTCCCCTTCGCCTTTCTCGCCATCCTCCTCTCCCTGTTGTTGCTGGTGGTCTGGCTCATCTCCCATGGCCTGCTCAAGCCACTTGATGTCATTGTGGAAACCACGCGATTAGTGGGCCGCGGCGATTTCAGCCCGATCGATTATCCGGGTGTCCCTTTGGAGGAAATTTCCGGTCTGATCCAGGCCTTCAATCAAATGGCCAAGGAGTTGGAGATCCATCAGGAAGATCTGATTCAGACGCGAAAAATCGCCGCCATCGGCACCTTCACCGCCGGTATCGCCCATGAGCTCAACAACCCGATCAACAATATCGTGCTCACCGCGGAGAGCCTCAAAGAGGAGTTGGTCGACCAGACCGAGCCGGAAAACATGGAGATGCTGGGCGACATCCTCACCCAGGCCGAGCGGGCCGCGGACATCGTCAAGAACCTGCTTGATTTCAGCCGCACCGAACGGCCGATCTTCAGCCAACTGCCGCCGGAACTGATTCTCTCCAGCAGCATCAACCTTGTGAAAAATCAAATCAAAATTGTCGGCCTGCGCTTCGAGACCACCATCGCCGAAAACCTCCCGCCCATCTGCGGCAACATGGGCAACCTGCAGCAGGTGTTCACCAACCTCCTGCTCAACGCCATCCAGGCCTCGCCCCAGGGGACGACCATTCGCATGCAAGTCCACTATGCCGACAAACCGGGGTTCATCGCCTTTGTCATTCAGGATTCGGGAGAGGGCATCCCTCAGGAGATTCAACACAAAATCTTCGAGCCGTTCTTCTCCACCAAGGAGGTCGGCAAGGGAACCGGCCTCGGCCTGGCGGTGAGTTATTCCATTGTCAAACGGCACGGGGGCAAGATAAAGGTACAGAGCAAACTCGGCCAGGGCGCGACCTTCACCGTGCTCCTGCCCCATATCGCTCAACCTGAAAACGACGACTTCCCCTACGGACTTGTATGA
- a CDS encoding universal stress protein produces MLPEIKHILYATDLSESARFALRHAASLANRYQAELTMIHVLPDWVELMSEEAGFDIETHFDPETWQKFNTSATDTALDKAKARVAEMAAECRVDNPDCPVAKAEIKVVQGDAAARILEELKTGRYDMAVMGAHGQGVFMDMLLGSVANKIVRMSPVPVLTVRLPKNA; encoded by the coding sequence ATGCTTCCTGAAATCAAACACATTCTTTATGCAACCGATCTCTCTGAAAGTGCCCGTTTTGCCCTGCGCCATGCAGCCTCGCTGGCTAACCGCTACCAGGCAGAGCTGACCATGATCCACGTCTTGCCGGATTGGGTGGAATTGATGAGCGAGGAGGCCGGGTTTGACATTGAAACCCATTTCGACCCGGAGACCTGGCAGAAGTTCAATACCAGCGCCACGGACACGGCCCTTGACAAGGCCAAGGCGCGGGTTGCGGAGATGGCGGCGGAGTGCCGCGTGGATAATCCCGACTGCCCGGTGGCAAAAGCGGAAATCAAGGTGGTGCAGGGCGATGCCGCGGCCCGCATTCTCGAGGAGCTGAAAACCGGCAGATATGATATGGCCGTCATGGGCGCCCACGGCCAGGGGGTGTTCATGGATATGCTCCTTGGCTCGGTGGCCAACAAGATTGTCCGCATGAGCCCGGTGCCGGTGTTGACGGTGCGGCTGCCCAAGAACGCTTAA
- a CDS encoding bile acid:sodium symporter, giving the protein MWKILMLISKNLVVAIPAVMVLGFAAGALGNMVWLKGLIVPFTFLMVYPMMVTLKIREVFSGGNMRAQVVTQLVNFAVVPFLTFGVGWLFFRDQPYMMLGLLLAGLVPTSGMTISWTGFAKGNMAAAVKMTVIGLTLGSLLTPFYVKGLLGATVSMNLGTVFQQIALIVFLPMALGYATQRILVSRYGQKVFAERFAPRFPALSTLGVLGIVFIALALKAKTITGAPQMLVQILVPLAIVYGINYALSTVLGRMLLPRGDAIAMVYGTVMRNLSIALAVAINAFGAKGSDAALVVALAYIIQVQSAAWYVKFTGRIFGPAPAAKPAAQAQPAGNN; this is encoded by the coding sequence ATGTGGAAGATATTGATGTTGATCTCGAAAAATCTGGTCGTGGCCATTCCCGCGGTTATGGTGCTCGGCTTTGCTGCCGGTGCCCTGGGCAATATGGTCTGGTTGAAGGGCCTGATCGTACCCTTTACCTTTCTCATGGTCTACCCGATGATGGTAACCCTGAAAATCCGCGAGGTTTTTTCCGGAGGCAATATGCGCGCCCAGGTGGTGACCCAGCTAGTCAACTTTGCCGTGGTTCCCTTTCTCACCTTTGGTGTTGGTTGGCTCTTTTTTCGCGATCAACCCTATATGATGCTCGGCCTGCTCCTGGCGGGGCTGGTGCCGACCAGTGGCATGACCATCTCCTGGACCGGTTTTGCCAAGGGCAACATGGCCGCCGCCGTCAAGATGACCGTCATCGGCCTGACCCTGGGTTCGCTTTTGACCCCCTTCTATGTCAAGGGGCTTCTGGGCGCGACGGTTTCCATGAATCTGGGCACGGTCTTTCAGCAGATTGCCTTGATCGTTTTTTTGCCCATGGCGCTTGGCTACGCCACGCAGCGAATTCTGGTTTCCCGCTATGGGCAGAAGGTCTTTGCCGAGCGTTTTGCGCCTCGCTTTCCGGCGCTCTCCACCCTGGGGGTGCTTGGTATCGTCTTCATTGCCTTGGCACTCAAGGCGAAAACTATCACGGGTGCGCCGCAGATGCTGGTGCAGATTCTGGTGCCGCTGGCCATCGTCTATGGCATCAACTATGCCCTCAGCACGGTGCTGGGACGCATGTTGCTGCCGCGCGGTGACGCGATCGCCATGGTCTACGGCACGGTTATGCGCAATCTTTCCATTGCCTTGGCCGTGGCGATCAACGCCTTTGGCGCAAAAGGCTCGGATGCTGCCCTGGTGGTGGCTCTGGCCTATATCATTCAGGTCCAGTCCGCGGCCTGGTATGTCAAGTTCACCGGCCGTATCTTTGGTCCGGCTCCGGCGGCAAAACCCGCTGCTCAGGCTCAGCCTGCAGGGAATAATTAA
- a CDS encoding PEP/pyruvate-binding domain-containing protein: MASGLHNLLAFWRPSREVLPFTVLFKKFQSILERNNQILELMADMGDKLGGEYIFDGHYIAEAADKLGDQVFKLISDYSILNQHKNADLFLAFERIRYAIQEELAGHHVFTLGDRVMDLSAIGHEHNELAGAKMTNLGDIGNRLELKVPDGFVITTRTFFEFFQRNHLFDKTELAAQLFQEENLEALEHLAQEVQERILAASMPRRLCQEILSSYDALAKRQHQRQLQVALRSSAWGEDGSISFAGQYRSLLNVTREGIIDSYRQVVASAYDVEAWLYRLVKGFHENETAMAVGCQVMVKGLVSGVIHTYAPQAGQGVMLANSVWGLCAPVVQGDHSADTIILSRTAPYAMIDLTVAEKPRQLVLAPESGTEWQDLPDPMQHAVSMSPQQMEQLAQAAMSIERYYKRPQEIEWTFGLDGSLYILQSRPLRLHGERAPSVEITEATRDAEVIFSGKGFVAQQGIAVGKVFQVSNDQDLAGFPHGAILLSRFTSPRYSAIMHKAQGIITDVGSPTGHMATLSREYRVPTIVNTEIATILLKNGDEITLDATQNTVYRGNIGALDHFELIEEEVFEDSYEYRLLGRLLRLISPLHLLDPQSDDFKPSACRSYHDITRFIHEKGVEELIHLSEKQGARYLSAPKRLETSLPLGLMVIDGGGGTTCDPECAAVKVDQIVCLPLKELLQGMGGLGMWCTEPVAVDLGSFMSSFTRTFSASLARPEEIGRNLVVVLEHYMNINMRLGYHFTIIDAYIAETINDNYIYFRFLGGVTEFIRRSRRAAFIAKVLQHYDFLVEIHGDLVVGRLKKLSCERMVLRMRMLGGLVGYTRQLDARMHSDADVEQHVHLFLQAMQAIGG; encoded by the coding sequence ATGGCAAGCGGTCTGCACAATCTACTCGCCTTCTGGCGGCCTTCACGAGAGGTTTTGCCGTTCACGGTGCTGTTCAAGAAGTTCCAGAGCATCTTGGAGCGCAACAATCAGATTCTTGAACTCATGGCGGACATGGGGGACAAGCTGGGGGGCGAGTATATTTTCGATGGGCATTACATTGCCGAGGCCGCGGATAAACTCGGCGATCAGGTATTCAAGCTGATTTCCGACTATTCCATCCTCAATCAGCACAAAAACGCCGATCTCTTCCTCGCCTTTGAACGAATCCGTTATGCGATCCAGGAGGAGTTGGCCGGTCATCATGTGTTCACCCTCGGCGATCGGGTCATGGACCTGTCCGCCATCGGTCATGAACACAACGAACTTGCCGGGGCCAAGATGACCAACCTGGGTGATATTGGCAACCGTCTGGAGTTGAAGGTCCCCGACGGTTTTGTCATTACCACCCGCACCTTTTTCGAGTTTTTCCAGCGCAACCATCTCTTTGACAAGACGGAATTGGCCGCTCAGCTTTTTCAGGAAGAAAACCTGGAAGCCCTCGAGCATCTCGCCCAGGAGGTGCAAGAGCGCATCTTGGCCGCGAGCATGCCGCGCAGACTCTGCCAGGAGATACTCAGCAGCTATGACGCCCTGGCCAAAAGGCAGCACCAGCGACAGCTGCAGGTCGCGCTGCGCAGCAGTGCTTGGGGCGAGGACGGCAGCATCAGCTTTGCCGGTCAGTACCGCTCCCTGCTCAATGTGACCCGCGAGGGCATTATCGACAGTTACCGCCAGGTGGTGGCCAGCGCCTATGATGTGGAGGCCTGGCTCTACCGGTTGGTCAAGGGCTTCCATGAAAACGAGACCGCCATGGCCGTAGGCTGTCAGGTCATGGTCAAGGGGCTGGTCAGCGGTGTTATCCACACCTACGCGCCCCAGGCCGGGCAAGGGGTCATGCTGGCCAATTCGGTGTGGGGCTTGTGTGCGCCCGTGGTCCAGGGAGATCACTCCGCCGACACCATCATCCTTAGCCGCACAGCTCCGTATGCGATGATCGACCTCACCGTGGCTGAAAAACCACGGCAGCTGGTCCTTGCCCCGGAGAGCGGCACCGAGTGGCAGGATCTGCCCGATCCCATGCAGCATGCCGTCAGCATGAGCCCGCAGCAGATGGAGCAGCTGGCCCAGGCGGCGATGAGCATTGAGCGCTACTATAAACGGCCCCAGGAGATCGAATGGACCTTCGGCCTTGACGGCAGCCTCTACATCCTCCAATCGCGGCCGTTGCGCCTCCATGGGGAGAGGGCGCCCAGCGTGGAAATCACCGAGGCCACCCGCGATGCGGAGGTGATCTTTTCCGGCAAGGGCTTTGTCGCCCAGCAGGGCATTGCCGTGGGCAAGGTGTTTCAGGTCAGCAACGACCAGGATCTGGCCGGTTTTCCCCACGGCGCCATTCTCCTGTCGCGCTTTACCTCGCCGCGCTACTCGGCCATCATGCACAAGGCCCAGGGAATCATCACCGATGTCGGCTCACCCACCGGCCACATGGCCACCCTTTCGCGGGAGTATCGGGTGCCGACCATCGTCAATACCGAGATTGCCACGATCCTGCTCAAAAACGGCGATGAAATCACCCTCGATGCAACCCAGAACACGGTCTATCGCGGCAATATCGGCGCTTTGGATCACTTTGAGTTGATCGAGGAGGAGGTGTTCGAAGACTCCTACGAATATCGCCTCCTGGGGCGGTTGCTCAGGCTGATCAGCCCGCTGCATCTGCTCGATCCGCAGAGCGACGATTTCAAGCCGTCTGCCTGCCGCAGCTACCACGACATCACCCGTTTCATCCATGAAAAGGGGGTGGAGGAGTTGATCCATCTCAGCGAGAAGCAGGGAGCGAGGTACCTTTCCGCACCCAAACGGCTGGAGACAAGCCTCCCGCTCGGGCTGATGGTGATCGACGGTGGCGGCGGGACCACCTGTGACCCGGAGTGCGCGGCGGTCAAGGTCGACCAGATCGTCTGCCTGCCGCTCAAGGAGTTGCTCCAGGGCATGGGCGGGCTTGGCATGTGGTGCACCGAGCCGGTGGCGGTCGACTTGGGCAGTTTCATGTCCAGTTTTACCCGCACCTTTTCCGCCTCCCTGGCCCGGCCCGAGGAGATCGGCCGCAACCTGGTGGTAGTGCTTGAGCATTACATGAACATCAACATGCGCCTTGGCTATCATTTCACCATTATCGACGCCTATATTGCGGAAACGATCAACGACAACTATATCTACTTTCGTTTTCTCGGCGGCGTAACCGAGTTCATCCGCCGTTCACGGCGGGCCGCCTTTATTGCCAAGGTGTTGCAGCATTATGATTTCCTGGTGGAGATTCACGGCGATCTGGTGGTCGGCCGTCTGAAAAAACTCTCCTGTGAGCGCATGGTGTTGCGTATGCGCATGCTGGGCGGACTGGTCGGCTACACCCGCCAGCTCGATGCCCGCATGCACA
- a CDS encoding TIGR02186 family protein, which translates to MRIQLMKFIKGLLLASLMLALPCLAPAAETTVNVSPTAIVMGAKYNGVDLTVTGEIPEGSDLIVRLVGTPGDLHLREKGKVFGLLWMNVGKLTLTNVPSVCLTSATRPLPQLGKGAASYRLDALTSAIGVEEEGANKSIDIPHELLKLKTKEGLYHEAAEGIKLGSVKNGLQSYTAHIKVPSSLKPGEYKVEAVAISDDAVVGEADTTIKAALSGFPKWLSELAYQKSVLYGVMATVIAIVSGLLIGLVFQSKEAH; encoded by the coding sequence ATGCGCATCCAACTGATGAAATTTATTAAAGGGCTGCTCCTGGCCTCCCTGATGCTTGCTCTGCCCTGTCTTGCCCCGGCAGCGGAGACGACCGTCAACGTCTCCCCCACTGCCATTGTCATGGGCGCGAAGTATAATGGTGTCGACCTCACCGTGACCGGTGAAATTCCTGAAGGGTCCGATCTGATCGTTCGCCTGGTGGGCACGCCCGGTGATCTCCATCTGCGGGAAAAAGGGAAGGTTTTTGGCCTCCTGTGGATGAACGTGGGCAAATTGACCCTGACCAACGTGCCCAGTGTCTGTCTGACCAGTGCCACCCGGCCCCTGCCGCAGCTCGGCAAGGGGGCAGCTTCCTACCGGCTCGATGCCTTGACCAGCGCCATAGGCGTGGAAGAGGAGGGGGCGAACAAGTCCATCGACATTCCCCATGAACTGCTCAAGTTGAAAACCAAGGAAGGGCTCTACCATGAGGCCGCCGAGGGCATCAAACTCGGCTCAGTCAAGAACGGCCTGCAGAGCTACACAGCCCATATCAAGGTGCCCAGTTCGCTCAAACCCGGTGAGTACAAGGTGGAAGCCGTGGCCATCAGCGATGATGCCGTGGTCGGCGAGGCCGATACCACCATCAAGGCGGCGCTTTCCGGCTTTCCCAAATGGCTCAGCGAACTGGCCTATCAAAAGAGCGTGCTCTACGGGGTGATGGCAACGGTGATTGCCATTGTCAGCGGCCTGTTGATCGGCCTGGTGTTCCAAAGCAAGGAAGCGCACTGA
- a CDS encoding universal stress protein produces the protein MEKILVAIDARHGAWAALSHACSLAKRMEVELNVLLITPLSTGRTGALQNELDSVVKKRLQLLLETAKTEGITVNYFMTEGSYEDEVIDFVNHHKIALLVHETRGKDARSAAKEAIALRALRHRLHCKVEVVAPIKTVV, from the coding sequence ATGGAGAAAATACTGGTAGCCATAGATGCACGACATGGGGCATGGGCAGCGTTGAGCCATGCCTGTTCCCTGGCCAAACGGATGGAGGTCGAGCTGAACGTGCTGTTGATCACCCCGCTGAGCACCGGGCGTACCGGCGCCTTGCAGAACGAACTCGATTCGGTGGTGAAAAAACGGCTGCAGCTCCTGCTGGAAACAGCCAAGACCGAGGGGATTACTGTCAACTATTTCATGACGGAGGGATCCTATGAGGATGAGGTAATTGATTTTGTCAACCACCACAAGATAGCACTCTTGGTCCACGAGACAAGAGGGAAGGACGCCCGCTCGGCAGCCAAGGAAGCCATTGCGCTGCGAGCCCTTCGTCATCGGTTGCACTGCAAGGTGGAAGTCGTGGCGCCCATTAAAACTGTAGTCTAG
- a CDS encoding sigma 54-interacting transcriptional regulator, whose protein sequence is MREEELKAYWKTVVETIQEGVMIVDPGGSIVAVNQALSELTGFTAEDLIGRSCATLNCATCRAKRDQEGHHWCSLFEQGRMNKQRCAVLRSDGRYVQVLKNASVLRNDAGEVIGGVETLTDISGLLERDTAIEAFRRELNGRDTFHGMVGRSAAMQRVYDLIDNAADSDAPLAIYGESGTGKELTAKAVHERGKRRDRPYIKVNCAALNEALLESELFGHVRGAFTGAHQGRTGRFEAANGGSIFLDEIGDLPMLTQVKLLRVLEDKVIERVGDNHPISVDVRIITATNRNLEAMVREGSFRQDLYYRINVIPVTVPPLRERIEDVPLLAESFFRTLQLKSGKDIRSISRHAMDLLMAYAWPGNVRELRSTFEYAFVTCQSTSIGPEDLPAGITQAQPHQQERRRPTLPVSSENRDTQKRQALIKALQETDGNQSKAAEILGISRVTVWNRMKRYGLKAVRWVEE, encoded by the coding sequence ATGCGGGAAGAAGAACTCAAGGCCTACTGGAAGACGGTGGTTGAGACTATTCAGGAGGGGGTGATGATTGTCGATCCTGGCGGGAGCATCGTAGCCGTCAATCAAGCCTTGAGCGAGTTGACCGGTTTTACCGCCGAAGACCTGATCGGTCGATCCTGCGCCACCCTCAACTGTGCCACCTGCCGGGCAAAGCGGGATCAGGAAGGGCACCACTGGTGTTCACTCTTTGAACAGGGGCGAATGAACAAACAACGGTGTGCGGTGCTGCGCAGCGATGGCCGCTATGTCCAGGTGTTGAAAAACGCCTCGGTCCTGCGCAACGATGCAGGCGAGGTCATCGGCGGGGTGGAAACCCTGACCGACATCAGCGGCCTGCTCGAGCGGGATACGGCCATCGAGGCCTTTCGCCGGGAACTGAACGGCCGCGATACCTTTCACGGCATGGTGGGACGCTCCGCCGCCATGCAGCGGGTCTACGACCTGATCGACAATGCCGCCGACTCCGATGCCCCCCTGGCCATCTACGGGGAGTCGGGCACGGGCAAGGAACTCACTGCCAAAGCAGTCCACGAGCGGGGAAAACGGCGAGACCGCCCCTATATCAAGGTCAACTGCGCCGCCCTCAACGAGGCGCTTTTGGAGAGCGAACTCTTTGGCCATGTCCGCGGCGCCTTTACCGGCGCCCACCAGGGACGGACCGGCCGCTTTGAGGCGGCCAACGGCGGCAGCATCTTTCTCGATGAAATCGGTGACCTGCCCATGCTCACCCAGGTCAAACTGCTGCGGGTGCTGGAAGACAAGGTAATCGAACGGGTGGGCGACAATCATCCTATTTCCGTGGATGTGCGCATCATCACCGCCACCAACCGCAACCTGGAGGCCATGGTGCGCGAGGGCAGCTTTCGCCAGGACCTCTACTACCGCATCAATGTCATTCCCGTAACCGTTCCGCCGCTGAGGGAGCGTATCGAGGATGTGCCTTTGCTGGCGGAGTCCTTCTTCCGCACCCTGCAACTCAAAAGCGGTAAGGATATCCGCTCCATATCCCGTCATGCCATGGACCTGCTCATGGCCTACGCCTGGCCGGGCAATGTGCGTGAACTGCGCTCCACCTTTGAGTACGCCTTTGTCACCTGCCAGAGCACCTCCATTGGCCCCGAAGACCTGCCCGCAGGCATCACTCAGGCACAACCTCATCAGCAAGAGCGGAGACGCCCCACCCTGCCCGTTTCATCAGAGAATCGGGATACACAAAAAAGACAGGCCTTGATCAAAGCCCTGCAGGAGACTGACGGCAATCAGAGTAAGGCAGCGGAAATTCTGGGTATCTCCAGGGTGACGGTGTGGAATCGGATGAAACGCTATGGACTGAAAGCGGTACGATGGGTGGAGGAGTAA
- a CDS encoding sulfite exporter TauE/SafE family protein, which yields MDLSMNLYLPIAGASVNCLAIFGLGGVVGLLSGIFGVGGGFLMTPLLIMLGIPPTVAAASDSNQIVGASTSGTLAHFRQGNVDIKMGLLLLIGGIVGGTLGVQVIALLRKMGNADFLISITYVLMLGFVGGYMFLESLQAMRKSKKETPAEAPRKESLYAKLIRILPMQMDFTRSGIRLSLLMPFLLGIMVGVLAAIMGVGGGFIMVPVMVYLLRMPMHVVVGTSLFQILFTCMNVTVMQAAKNHTVDFILALLLMLGSAIGAQIGAKVGKKLGGEHLKILLATLVLIVMVKMLYDLLATPEILLTYAGGH from the coding sequence ATGGATCTTTCAATGAATCTATACCTCCCCATAGCCGGTGCCAGCGTCAACTGTCTGGCAATCTTTGGCCTTGGCGGAGTAGTCGGCCTGCTCTCCGGTATCTTTGGTGTCGGCGGCGGCTTTCTCATGACCCCCTTACTGATCATGCTCGGCATTCCGCCGACCGTAGCCGCCGCCTCCGATTCCAATCAGATCGTCGGTGCCTCCACCTCCGGGACCCTGGCACATTTTCGCCAGGGCAACGTCGATATCAAGATGGGGCTGTTGCTGTTGATCGGCGGCATCGTCGGCGGTACCCTCGGCGTGCAGGTGATCGCCCTGCTGCGGAAAATGGGCAACGCCGACTTTTTGATCAGTATCACCTATGTCCTCATGCTCGGCTTTGTCGGCGGCTACATGTTCCTCGAGAGCCTGCAGGCGATGCGCAAGTCGAAAAAAGAGACACCGGCGGAAGCGCCCCGCAAGGAGTCGCTCTACGCCAAGCTGATCCGCATTCTGCCAATGCAGATGGATTTTACTCGCTCCGGCATCCGTCTCTCCCTGCTGATGCCCTTCCTCCTGGGCATCATGGTCGGCGTACTGGCCGCGATCATGGGTGTCGGCGGCGGCTTCATCATGGTCCCGGTCATGGTCTACCTGCTGCGCATGCCGATGCACGTGGTTGTCGGTACCTCCCTGTTCCAAATTCTTTTTACCTGCATGAACGTCACCGTGATGCAGGCTGCAAAAAACCATACCGTTGATTTCATCCTCGCCCTGTTGCTCATGCTCGGTTCCGCCATCGGTGCCCAGATCGGGGCCAAGGTTGGCAAAAAACTCGGCGGCGAACATCTCAAAATTCTCCTGGCTACCCTGGTTCTCATCGTCATGGTAAAAATGCTTTACGATCTGCTGGCCACACCGGAGATCCTGTTGACCTATGCGGGAGGACACTGA